One Halobaculum roseum DNA segment encodes these proteins:
- the gatC gene encoding Asp-tRNA(Asn)/Glu-tRNA(Gln) amidotransferase subunit GatC, which yields MTATDEGDASAADADAVDPDEVRHVADLARVDLDDEEAAAFAEQFADVLDYFAALDEVPEVEDEPDLVNVMRADEVRDGLTQEEALANAPDSEAGFFKGPKVS from the coding sequence ATGACAGCGACGGACGAGGGCGACGCGTCGGCCGCCGACGCGGACGCCGTCGACCCAGACGAGGTCCGCCACGTCGCCGACCTCGCCCGGGTCGACCTCGACGACGAGGAGGCAGCGGCGTTCGCCGAGCAGTTCGCGGACGTGCTCGACTACTTCGCGGCGCTCGACGAGGTGCCCGAGGTCGAGGACGAGCCCGACCTGGTGAACGTGATGCGCGCCGACGAGGTGCGCGACGGCCTCACCCAAGAGGAGGCGCTGGCGAACGCGCCCGACTCGGAGGCGGGCTTCTTCAAGGGCCCGAAGGTCTCATGA
- a CDS encoding transcription initiation factor IIB: MSENVRSYTDDRSSTATVDEDESASESEGEQLECPECGGDLVNDTERGETVCRDCGLVVEEDEIDHGPEWRAFDSKEKDEKSRVGAPTTNMMHDKGLSTNIGWQDKDAYGNQLSGRQREKMQRLRTWNERFRTRDSKERNLKQALGEIDRMASALGLPDNVRETASVIYRRALDEDLLPGRSIEGVATASLYAAARQAGTPRSLDEITNVSRVEKDEIARTYRYVVRELKLEIQPADPESYVPRFASDLDLSDESERRARQLLQTAKQEGVHSGKSPVGLAAAAVYAASLLTNEKVTQSEVSEVANISEVTIRNRYHELLEAEEQVQLG; encoded by the coding sequence ATGAGTGAGAACGTCCGAAGTTACACGGACGACCGATCGAGTACGGCCACCGTCGACGAGGACGAGTCGGCGTCCGAGTCGGAGGGAGAACAGCTCGAGTGTCCCGAATGCGGCGGCGACCTCGTGAACGACACCGAGCGCGGCGAGACGGTGTGTCGCGACTGCGGTCTCGTCGTCGAGGAGGACGAGATCGACCACGGGCCGGAGTGGCGCGCGTTCGACTCCAAGGAGAAGGACGAGAAGTCCCGCGTCGGCGCCCCGACGACGAACATGATGCACGACAAGGGGCTGTCGACCAACATCGGCTGGCAGGACAAGGACGCCTACGGCAACCAGCTGTCGGGCCGCCAGCGCGAGAAGATGCAGCGCCTGCGCACCTGGAACGAGCGCTTCCGCACGCGCGACTCCAAGGAACGGAACCTCAAGCAGGCGCTCGGGGAGATCGACCGTATGGCGAGCGCGCTCGGCCTCCCGGACAACGTCCGCGAGACCGCCTCGGTCATCTACCGCCGCGCGCTCGACGAGGATCTCCTCCCTGGCCGTTCCATCGAGGGCGTCGCCACCGCGAGCCTCTATGCGGCTGCTCGACAGGCCGGGACGCCCCGCAGCCTCGACGAGATCACGAACGTCTCGCGGGTCGAGAAGGACGAGATCGCCCGGACGTATCGCTACGTCGTCCGCGAACTGAAGCTGGAGATCCAGCCGGCCGACCCCGAGAGCTACGTCCCGCGGTTCGCATCCGACCTGGACCTGTCCGACGAGTCCGAACGTCGCGCCCGCCAGCTCCTCCAGACGGCCAAACAGGAGGGCGTCCACTCGGGCAAGTCGCCGGTGGGACTCGCCGCCGCGGCCGTCTACGCCGCCTCGCTGCTCACCAACGAGAAGGTGACCCAAAGCGAGGTGAGCGAGGTGGCGAACATCTCGGAGGTCACCATCCGGAACCGGTACCACGAGCTGCTGGAAGCCGAGGAACAGGTCCAGCTCGGCTGA
- a CDS encoding PHP domain-containing protein, whose translation MLSVELHSHSALSHDGRDPVDMLLEQAAAVGLDALAVTDHDELDASLEAADMADDYGLVGIPGMEITSAAGHVLAFGIEELIPAGLDYDETLDRIHDQGGLAVVPHPFQKSRHGVAPHITDDQLASADAIEVYNSRLLTGRSNRQAETFAVNRGLPMTAGSDAHIAEMVGQAVTEVGADERSVDAILEAIRDGRTSVVGKRTPWYISFRQAAGGAKRRIGRRVADFL comes from the coding sequence GTGCTATCGGTCGAGCTGCACAGTCACTCCGCGCTCTCACACGACGGCCGCGACCCGGTCGACATGCTCCTCGAACAGGCGGCCGCCGTCGGGCTCGACGCGCTGGCGGTCACCGACCACGACGAACTCGACGCGAGCCTGGAGGCCGCCGACATGGCGGACGACTACGGGCTCGTCGGCATCCCGGGCATGGAGATCACCTCCGCCGCGGGCCACGTGCTCGCGTTCGGCATCGAGGAGTTGATCCCCGCCGGCCTCGACTACGACGAGACGCTCGACCGGATCCACGACCAGGGCGGCCTGGCGGTCGTCCCGCATCCGTTTCAGAAGTCGCGCCACGGCGTCGCGCCGCACATCACCGACGACCAGTTGGCGAGCGCCGACGCGATCGAGGTGTACAACTCCCGGCTCCTCACGGGTCGTTCGAACCGACAGGCGGAGACGTTCGCGGTGAACCGGGGGCTCCCGATGACCGCCGGAAGCGACGCGCACATCGCCGAGATGGTGGGGCAGGCCGTCACCGAGGTAGGCGCAGACGAGCGCTCGGTCGACGCGATCCTCGAGGCGATCCGCGACGGCCGTACGAGCGTGGTCGGCAAGCGGACGCCGTGGTACATCTCCTTCCGGCAGGCCGCCGGCGGCGCCAAGCGCCGGATCGGCCGCCGAGTCGCCGACTTCCTGTGA
- a CDS encoding NUDIX hydrolase has product METTRHFTATVYLVHDGATALHVHPKLGIRIPPGGHVDRDELPHEAGLREAREETGLDPTLVDDTPDIGAPAGETLPAPRHTMLYDINVHDDGTVGHQHIDSIYFAAVDGRRIDPNGDDEVCADAWAWYTPQDLRESDIDSDTTRIGIEAIETVAAASEE; this is encoded by the coding sequence ATGGAGACGACGCGCCACTTCACCGCGACGGTCTATCTCGTCCACGACGGCGCGACCGCGCTGCACGTACACCCGAAGCTCGGGATCCGCATCCCGCCGGGCGGCCACGTCGACCGCGACGAACTCCCACACGAGGCGGGGCTGCGCGAGGCGCGCGAGGAGACCGGCCTCGATCCGACGCTCGTGGACGACACCCCCGATATCGGGGCTCCCGCCGGCGAGACGCTCCCGGCGCCCCGGCACACGATGCTGTACGACATCAACGTCCACGACGACGGAACCGTCGGCCACCAGCACATCGACTCGATCTACTTCGCCGCCGTCGACGGCCGCCGGATCGATCCGAACGGCGACGACGAGGTCTGCGCCGACGCCTGGGCGTGGTACACCCCCCAGGACCTCCGCGAGAGCGACATCGACAGCGACACCACCCGGATCGGAATCGAGGCCATCGAGACCGTCGCCGCCGCGAGCGAGGAGTAG
- a CDS encoding asparagine synthase C-terminal domain-containing protein translates to MTRERRSPATDLDGDEDATDPALVRTALADGDPLPGTDGFAGVVDGTLVRDVLGRRPLFVDADDPDRWSRSPGGLERPRSLPAGHALDGDGERRVWALPDPDPPGDEAALGAVADAVDTSVHAVDPDGLAVAFSGGVDSAVVAAGVPGAPLYVAGFEGAHDVAAARDAAEAMDRDLREVTLSHADLERAVPEIVDATGRRNPMDVAIALPLYLVGERAAADGYDRLAVGQGADELFGGYAKLVDPADDPRVDADTVRGARRETVATLPDQLERDVLALRAAGVEPVAPLLHDRVVAAALALPGHLLVADGERKVALRAAAEGLVPERVRSAEKKAVQYGTYVSRELDRLARQAGFKRRMDDHVGRYVADLCGEEYPTDGDA, encoded by the coding sequence GTGACTCGCGAGCGTCGGTCCCCGGCGACGGATCTCGACGGCGACGAAGACGCCACGGACCCAGCCCTTGTCCGCACCGCGCTCGCGGACGGCGACCCGCTGCCCGGGACCGACGGGTTCGCGGGCGTCGTCGACGGGACGCTCGTTCGCGACGTCCTCGGTCGTCGACCGCTGTTCGTCGACGCGGACGACCCGGACCGCTGGAGTCGCAGCCCCGGCGGTCTCGAACGCCCGCGGTCGCTTCCGGCGGGACACGCGCTCGACGGCGACGGCGAGCGACGCGTCTGGGCGCTTCCCGACCCCGATCCGCCGGGCGACGAAGCCGCGCTCGGCGCGGTCGCCGACGCAGTCGACACGAGCGTTCACGCGGTCGACCCCGACGGCCTCGCGGTGGCGTTCTCCGGCGGCGTCGACTCGGCGGTCGTCGCCGCCGGCGTCCCCGGGGCACCGCTGTACGTCGCCGGCTTCGAGGGCGCACACGACGTGGCGGCCGCTCGCGACGCCGCCGAGGCGATGGACCGCGACCTGCGGGAGGTCACCCTCTCGCACGCGGATCTCGAACGCGCCGTCCCCGAGATCGTTGACGCGACGGGACGGCGCAACCCGATGGACGTGGCTATCGCGCTCCCGCTGTATCTCGTCGGGGAACGTGCGGCCGCCGACGGCTACGACCGCCTCGCGGTCGGTCAGGGCGCCGACGAGCTGTTCGGCGGCTACGCGAAGCTGGTCGACCCGGCTGACGACCCCCGCGTCGACGCCGACACCGTCCGGGGTGCCCGCCGCGAAACGGTCGCGACGCTCCCCGACCAACTGGAGCGCGACGTGCTGGCGCTGCGGGCCGCCGGCGTCGAGCCCGTCGCGCCGCTGCTGCACGACCGCGTCGTCGCCGCGGCGCTGGCGCTGCCCGGACACCTGCTCGTGGCCGACGGCGAGCGGAAGGTGGCGCTGCGCGCCGCCGCCGAGGGACTCGTCCCCGAGCGCGTCCGCTCGGCGGAGAAGAAGGCCGTCCAGTACGGCACCTACGTCTCGCGGGAACTCGACCGCCTCGCCCGACAGGCGGGGTTCAAACGGCGGATGGACGACCACGTCGGACGCTACGTCGCCGACTTGTGCGGCGAGGAGTACCCGACGGATGGCGACGCCTAG